The genomic stretch TTATAATTCCCCCGCTTTTGAACATTTCCAGTATTGTGCCAAATGTACTGCTTAAAAATTCATAGATCATTGTATCATGTCCTGAAGGGTTCTATATAAAAAAATACTTTATCATTGTAATATCTATATGATTTTTTTATTGTTATTTAAGTTATATTATAGTTACTTACGGTTCTTTTGTACTGTTGCCCATGAACGTCTGACAAAATCAGGTAAGTTTTCATAAGAGAATCTCTTTAAAAATGCAATTGTCTTTGGATCACTTGGATATCCTGATCCTATGTCCTTGTATTCTTTTTTTAATTTTTCAATTTCCATGTCACGTTCAACTTTAGCAATTATAGATGCTGCTGCTACAATTGGGAACTTATCTTCGGCCTTGTGTTCAGCAATTACCTTAAGGCCATCTCTAAAATTCTCCATTTCGTCTCGAAATCTTTGAGGCTTAACATCAATACAATCAATATAGGCTACATCAGGGTTACAGAGGCCTATGACTTTTTTTATAGCGATTTTTTCTATTTCATTTAAATTAATGTTTTTAGATCTTAAATTATCTATATCATGAGCTTGTATATGGACAGTGTGGCATTCAGCTATTTTATTTATTCTTCGGGCCATTACTTTCCTTCTTCCAGGAGTTAATCGCTTGGAATCTTTTAGTTGAAGTTTTTCAAGCTTTTCAAGCTTTTCTTCTTCAACTGCAACTCCTCCTACTACAAGAGGTCCAATTACAGGTCCTCTTCCTGCCTCATCTATGCCTACAATCTTCATTTTGTTTTAGATAATGGTTTTATTAAAAATAAAAAAAGAGTTTTTAAAAAATAAGTTGTGGTTTATTTCATTGCTTTTAAACGCACTTCTGGTTCAAGTGCCCTTGGTTCTGCAGCCACAATAGCAGTTCCTTTTGCAACAACTGTCATTGGATCGTCTGAAATCTCAACAGGAACTCCTACTTCCTCAAATATCCGTTCTTTCAATCCGTTAAGTTGTGATGTTCCACCAACAACTACAGTTTCCCTATAAACTCCAGATATAAGTTCAGGAGACATTCTTTCAAGTATAACTGCTAATGCTTCTGATAATTTAGCTATTACTTCTTCTGCTGCGTCTGCAACTAATTGTGAGTCTATTTCTACTTCTTTAGGTTTGTTGGTTTCCATATCTTTCCCAATTACAGTTGTTTTATTAATTTCCATATCTGATTGAGAATGCACCATTCCTACCTGTATTTTAGCTTTTTCAGCTTCATGAAGTCCTATTTCAACATTGTACTTTTCTTTAACTTTATCTACAATGTTATCATCAATATTATCTCCACCAAGTCTTATTGTCTCGATGTCAGTAATTCCACCAAGAGAAATAACCACAATATCACTTGATCCAGCACCAATATCAATCACCATAGTACCTGATGCTTCTGCAATTGGTAATCCTGCACCTATTGCTGCTGCAAGCCCTTCACTTATAACTAAAACATAACTTGCCCCTGCTTTTCTGCCTATCTCTTCAACAGCATTCTTTTCAACTTCTGAAGCATCCCCTGGAATACCGATTACTATCCGATCAATATGCCCCATAGATTCTCCTGCGCCTTTATCCATAGCATATATCAAAAGAGCTTCTGCTTGAGCTACACTTTCAATAACTCCTTTCCTTAGAGGCCTTACAGCAATAATATCTTCAGGTGTTCTTCCAAGCATAGACTTAGCATCTTCACCTACTGCAAGTACATATGATGAGTCTTCTTTCTTAACTGCCACTACAGAAGGTATTTTATACAGATCAAATTTATCTCCTGATGGTTTTGCGACAACTGTGTTAAGTGTACCTAAATCAATTCCCAATGTATTTGTCATTTTTTCCTTTATTACTTCTTTTTCTTCTTTCTTTTTTCCAAAAAGATTCATATTATTCCTCCTTTAAAATTTCCTTAAATCTTATTACGAATATTTTGTTTGAATTTGCAATTTCTTTGATCTTCTCTTTATATTCTTCACTTGTTGATAATAAAACTGTTGATAATGCCACGTCTGCCATTTTAAATAATGGATCAACGATATTTCGGATAAAATTAGGCAACCATCGAGTTATATAAACATCAGATTCTACAAAACCAGTTGTCTTATCTTCTAAAAGAAATGATGCCTTAACTGTGCTTTTCTCAACATCGCCTAAAAACTTCTTAATATTATCTTCAGGTCCCACAATTAGCATGAGATCAGATTCTTCCTCAACATAATAAGGTGCTATTTTAAGGTACGCACCACCGTTTTCTTTAGATATTAAACTCAAATCTCGTATTTTATCTGTTTCACCATAAAGCATTATAAAATCAGACGTTTTGGTTACAAATGACTCTCTAGTAATTATGTGTTCTCTGCAAAGTATTTTAACTCTTTCTTTATCAAGTATTGCTTCATATGCAATGGTGTTTACCATTTCTTCATTACCGGCTATTACACACCATATTTCATCTGAATCCTGCATCGTAGATACTTTTGCAGCTTGTCTCAACGTTTTAATTTTATTTTCTATCATTAATACCACGCCTTCTTTTCATGGTAGAATTCAATTTATCAAAATTTTAACATGAATAATTTATTAGATATTTGATTATTTATTTTAGTTGAATTGTATACACTATAAATTTACTTATATTAAGTATAAAATTAATTATATTTTAATTAGATATTCTAAAGTATATTATGACAATATAATATTGGTATAATTAATAAACTTTTATAAATTGATAGAATAGGTATATATGCATTAATATCTTAATGTGTTTAACTAATTAAGTTTTTTGACAAAATAATGTATGTTTATTCATTATTTTATAATATTAAGCAAAAACAGCTTTAATATTAAAATTTAATTCAAAATAGTACGATAAATAATAAAGAGTAATATAAAAAAATTTTAAAGTCAATCAATTGTATACATAATATTGATTCAAATTTAATTGATTATTAGAATATGAGGTTCATATGTTCGTTAAAGGAACTTTAAAAAAAGCAGGCATATTATTAACATTAGCAGTTTTACCATTCCTGTTTGGATACTTTCTACTGAGTTTCATTATTTTTTCAGCTATTGCATTCCTTATGCAATTTTTCAGAGACCCGAAACGTAAAGTACCAACAGAAAAAGGAGCTGTAGTAGCTCCTGCCGATGGGAGAATACTAAAGGGAAAAATTGATAAAATCGAAATAGTTGAACACGACGACCCTTTAATGGAACAAATAATCGATGAAGGAGAAAAAGGAATTCGCGTAAGCACGTTCATGTCTCCTTTTGATGTTCATGTAAACCGATCACCTATTTCTGGGAAAATTATAGAAACAAAATATCATCCCGGGAAATTTAAAATGGCTTTTGGAGATATTGAAACAGAAAATGAAAAAAATTTAATAGTTATTGAATCTGAATATGGAAAATTTGGTGTTATCCAAATTGCAGGATTTATTGCACGACGTATAGTTCAATACGTCAAAATAGGTGATGAAGTAAAAGTAGGAGACCGACTCGGAATGATAAAATTTGGATCAAGAGTAGATCTAATATTGCCTTGCAAGAACAGTAAATTACTGGTTAAAGAAGGACAAAAACCAAAAGCTGCAGAAACTATAATTGCAATAATGGCAGAGGATAAAACAAACCCGTGATGATGACACGTATAACATTACACAATTAAATAAAGTACATATTAATTATTAGAAATTTTAAATTTATTAGAAAAAAAAATGGAATTATCAATTTGCCGAGTTGCTTGATACTCCCATAAACATCCCAAAGTCATTGAATCTGACTATTCAATATAGTGCAATTTCAATAAAGTATATGTATAATGAGTTATTAATGAATTAAACGTGAGTTTAATATGAATATACGACATTATACATCTGTTGCAGATTTAGTTTCAATTGCAAATGCATCCTCCGGATTTTTGTCCATTGTGATGATAACAATGGGTAATTTAGTATTAGCAGCTAAATTTATTTTATTAGCCGTTATATTTGATGCACTTGACGGATGGGTTGCTAGGAAGATAAACAGAGAAGACGAATATGGTTTTGGTAAAAATATTGACTCTTTATCAGATATCATATCTTTTGGTGTTGCTCCGGCAATGCTTTTGTATATGTCTTACTCGTCCTTTGGAGCGCCTTATTTAAACTTAGCTGTTGCTCTTTTAATAGTTATATGTGGATTATTAAGGCTTTCAAGGTTCAACGTAATTACAGATGCATCTGATGATAAATTTATAGGATTACCTATCCCTGTAACTGCTCTAGTGCTCGGATCATTTTTCCTTTCAGGATTATTCCAAGCAGATATAGCACTTGTTATCATGGGAATAGTATCATTACTTATGATAAGTACCATTAACTATCCTAAATTTAGAGACATTAAAATAGTAGCTGTAAGTAGTATTTTGGTAGTGGCGACACTTTTACCTCAAAATTTTTTATCGAATATTTCATATTTACCCGCAAAGCTTTTATTTATCATTATACTACTATATTTAATAGTTGTGCCAATTATAGATTTATATACCAGATTCATTAGAAGTGGTCCGAATGTTAGATAAAATACGTGGAAAAAAGAAAGATGATAAAGATGCCCCTGATCTTCGAGGGAATAATAAAAAGAAAAATGATTCTGATATAGGAGGACGCCTGAAAGGTATGGTGGGGAAAGTAACGGGAAAATCAGACAATCCCCCAAAAGAAGCAAAGAAAAATCCTCCAGAAAGAAAGATGCCCAAGCCTATGCCTAAACCAATGGCCAAACCTGGTGAGACGCCAAGGTTAAGGCCCCCACAAAGGAAATCTGACAGCAAGAGGCCAATAAGAAGTGGTGGAAGTGGTGTAAGGGGCGGTTTTGGAAGAAAAATTCAAGATGACGACCAAAAAACGCTTATAGGGTTAGTAGTTGTTGCATTTATAATAATTGTACTAGGTGGAGCATTATATTATTTCTTCATTCAGGCACCTTATACTGAAGCATTTAATGCTGCTAAACAAGCCAAAATCAATGAGGTCAACACATACTTTACAGGTCCATTAACAACGGATCCAAGAGGGATAGACCTTCGAATTCAAATTGACAGTGCACAGACACCATTTCAAGTAGATGCTATAGATGTAATGGTTCCTGCAACACAAGCATGGCGGGAATACCAATCCGGGCAAATTACGAATCAAACGGATCCATATGGAAGAGTTATGTTTGTTTATGCTGCAGGTGGTCAAAAGAACGTAGTATTAAAAGCTGCTGACGCGCAAGCTGTTGTAAATACCCAATTAGATGCAAAAAGTTTAGTCGACATAACAGTTAAGAAACCTGACACTGTAGCTATTCCAATAATCGTTTCAAGGCTGCAAGCTGCAGGAGGTTTAGTAAATGTTGGAAACTCTGTTGATGTGTATTTGATGAATGCAACATCAAATACGACAGTAGCAAACAATACGACTAATACTCCTAATATAAGCGGAGCAACTGTTCTTGCAATATTAAGAGCCAAGGACAGTGGAGTTATAGTGGCAAATAAATCACATGCACAAGATATGGCTATTAATAATTTAGTTCAAATGAGTTCACGTAGTGAATCCGCCACTCAAGATGTTGAGCAACTTATAAGGGCTGTTTCTGCCAGAAATTGGGATGAAAACGAAGTAAGCACTTATCTAAACTCTTATGGCTGGAGGTTATCCGACTTTGAAAGAACTTCAAACCTGGGAGAACTTGATGCACAATATCTATTGCTGCTGGAAGTTCCAAGGGAA from Methanobacterium sp. encodes the following:
- a CDS encoding phosphatidylserine decarboxylase family protein codes for the protein MFVKGTLKKAGILLTLAVLPFLFGYFLLSFIIFSAIAFLMQFFRDPKRKVPTEKGAVVAPADGRILKGKIDKIEIVEHDDPLMEQIIDEGEKGIRVSTFMSPFDVHVNRSPISGKIIETKYHPGKFKMAFGDIETENEKNLIVIESEYGKFGVIQIAGFIARRIVQYVKIGDEVKVGDRLGMIKFGSRVDLILPCKNSKLLVKEGQKPKAAETIIAIMAEDKTNP
- a CDS encoding DUF515 domain-containing protein, which produces MLDKIRGKKKDDKDAPDLRGNNKKKNDSDIGGRLKGMVGKVTGKSDNPPKEAKKNPPERKMPKPMPKPMAKPGETPRLRPPQRKSDSKRPIRSGGSGVRGGFGRKIQDDDQKTLIGLVVVAFIIIVLGGALYYFFIQAPYTEAFNAAKQAKINEVNTYFTGPLTTDPRGIDLRIQIDSAQTPFQVDAIDVMVPATQAWREYQSGQITNQTDPYGRVMFVYAAGGQKNVVLKAADAQAVVNTQLDAKSLVDITVKKPDTVAIPIIVSRLQAAGGLVNVGNSVDVYLMNATSNTTVANNTTNTPNISGATVLAILRAKDSGVIVANKSHAQDMAINNLVQMSSRSESATQDVEQLIRAVSARNWDENEVSTYLNSYGWRLSDFERTSNLGELDAQYLLLLEVPRENAIFLIQNMNNVILTVPTQQAPNWMVKELKAIYG
- a CDS encoding rod shape-determining protein; translation: MNLFGKKKEEKEVIKEKMTNTLGIDLGTLNTVVAKPSGDKFDLYKIPSVVAVKKEDSSYVLAVGEDAKSMLGRTPEDIIAVRPLRKGVIESVAQAEALLIYAMDKGAGESMGHIDRIVIGIPGDASEVEKNAVEEIGRKAGASYVLVISEGLAAAIGAGLPIAEASGTMVIDIGAGSSDIVVISLGGITDIETIRLGGDNIDDNIVDKVKEKYNVEIGLHEAEKAKIQVGMVHSQSDMEINKTTVIGKDMETNKPKEVEIDSQLVADAAEEVIAKLSEALAVILERMSPELISGVYRETVVVGGTSQLNGLKERIFEEVGVPVEISDDPMTVVAKGTAIVAAEPRALEPEVRLKAMK
- a CDS encoding archaetidylserine synthase, whose product is MNIRHYTSVADLVSIANASSGFLSIVMITMGNLVLAAKFILLAVIFDALDGWVARKINREDEYGFGKNIDSLSDIISFGVAPAMLLYMSYSSFGAPYLNLAVALLIVICGLLRLSRFNVITDASDDKFIGLPIPVTALVLGSFFLSGLFQADIALVIMGIVSLLMISTINYPKFRDIKIVAVSSILVVATLLPQNFLSNISYLPAKLLFIIILLYLIVVPIIDLYTRFIRSGPNVR
- a CDS encoding ribonuclease HII; this encodes MKIVGIDEAGRGPVIGPLVVGGVAVEEEKLEKLEKLQLKDSKRLTPGRRKVMARRINKIAECHTVHIQAHDIDNLRSKNINLNEIEKIAIKKVIGLCNPDVAYIDCIDVKPQRFRDEMENFRDGLKVIAEHKAEDKFPIVAAASIIAKVERDMEIEKLKKEYKDIGSGYPSDPKTIAFLKRFSYENLPDFVRRSWATVQKNRK